One Malania oleifera isolate guangnan ecotype guangnan chromosome 10, ASM2987363v1, whole genome shotgun sequence genomic region harbors:
- the LOC131166379 gene encoding uncharacterized protein LOC131166379 isoform X2 translates to MAENSLALDGSWLRRPPILDHFQETMTRLRGQRTSKTTSLTFIFLCFGVLLSVRWAYMKGSASLEVIPATKGHRETLKKNRVQLKCPVGDKLPTCLKNYTARSGIGDSPWREEECPGYFRWIHEDLKPWKGGGISREVVESAKDGASFRLVIVGGRAYIEKYHDAFQTRDVFTIWGILQLLRLYPGRLPDLDLMFRCGDTQVVKKSDYNGSNAKPPPPMFGYCRNDETLTIVFPDWSFWGWPEIHIKPWESLIEELEEGNKKSMWIEREPYAYWKGNIYTNAQRERLLQCHPTDKQDWNVRIYNVDWQHAHHQGYKDTNLAAQCAHRYKIYVEGVTWSVSKKYILACDSLSLFMKPYYYDFFSRTLLPLIHYWPINERDECKSLKFAVDWGNNHIRKAQEIGRSGSNFIQEKLKMIYVYDYMFHLLNEYAKLLKYKPTVPPGAVEVCLETMACTRKVNLEKMYMVESMVEGPADAAPCNLPPPYDALDLRSFLKRKEALIKQVEVWEEIGNIGEEIFYKPK, encoded by the exons ATGGCAGAAAATTCTCTTGCACTTGATGGTTCCTGGCTGCGCAGACCTCCAATACTTGACCATTTTCAAGAAACTATGACCCGATTGCGGGGTCAAAGGACTTCAAAAACCACTTCCCTTACCTTCATCTTCCTCTGTTTTGGGGTCCTCCTTTCTGTCAGATGG GCCTACATGAAAGGTTCTGCTTCCCTTGAAGTGATTCCAGCGACAAAAGGTCACAGGGAGACCCTGAAGAAAAACAGAGTCCAATTAAAGTGCCCGGTTGGGGACAAGTTGCCTACCTGCCTGAAGAATTACACGGCCCGGTCGGGGATCGGGGATTCGCCGTGGCGGGAGGAGGAGTGCCCGGGATACTTCCGGTGGATCCATGAAGATCTGAAGCCATGGAAGGGTGGTGGAATCAGCAGGGAAGTGGTGGAGAGTGCCAAAGATGGTGCAAGTTTTAGACTAGTTATAGTTGGGGGAAGAGCGTACATAGAGAAGTACCATGATGCTTTTCAAACTAGGGATGTTTTCACAATATGGGGGATTTTACAGCTTCTAAGATTGTACCCTGGAAGGCTACCAGACTTGGATTTGATGTTTAGGTGTGGTGACACTCAAGTGGTCAAGAAAAGTGATTACAATGGTTCAAATGCCAAACCACCACCACCTATGTTCGGCTACTGCAGAAACGATGAGACACTCACCATTGTGTTCCCTGATTGGTCCTTCTGGGGTTG GCCTGAGATTCACATAAAACCGTGGGAGTCCTTGATTGAAGAATTGGAAGAGGGAAACAAGAAATCGATGTGGATAGAGAGGGAGCCGTATGCTTATTGGAAAGGGAACATATATACAAATGCTCAAAGAGAAAGGCTTTTACAGTGTCATCCAACAGACAAGCAAGATTGGAATGTTCGAATATATAACGTG GATTGGCAACATGCACATCATCAAGGATACAAGGACACAAATTTAGCTGCTCAGTGCGCTCATAG GTATAAGATATATGTGGAAGGAGTCACATGGTCGGTCAGTAAAAAGTATATTCTAGCCTGCGATTCTTTGTCTCTATTTATGAAGCCCTATTACTATGATTTTTTCTCAAGAACTTTACTGCCTTTGATCCACTACTGGCCCATAAATGAGAGAGATGAATGCAAATCTCTTAAATTTGCAGTTGACTGGGGCAACAATCATATACGCAAG GCTCAAGAGATTGGAAGATCAGGCAGCAATTTCATTCAAGAGAAACTAAAGATGATTTATGTATATGACTACATGTTTCATTTATTAAATGAATATGCAAAGCTATTGAAATACAAGCCAACTGTGCCTCCAGGAGCTGTTGAAGTGTGTTTAGAAACAATGGCTTGCACAAGGAAAGTAAATTTGGAGAAGATGTATATGGTGGAATCCATGGTCGAGGGTCCTGCAGATGCAGCACCATGCAACCTTCCACCCCCTTATGATGCTCTAGATCTTCGATCTTTTCTTAAAAGAAAAGAAGCTTTGATAAAGCAAGTGgaggtttgggaagaaattgGAAATATTGGAGAGGAGATCTTTTATAAAcctaaataa
- the LOC131166379 gene encoding uncharacterized protein LOC131166379 isoform X4 gives MAENSLALDGSWLRRPPILDHFQETMTRLRGQRTSKTTSLTFIFLCFGVLLSVRWAYMKGSASLEVIPATKGHRETLKKNRVQLKCPVGDKLPTCLKNYTARSGIGDSPWREEECPGYFRWIHEDLKPWKGGGISREVVESAKDGASFRLVIVGGRAYIEKYHDAFQTRDVFTIWGILQLLRLYPGRLPDLDLMFRCGDTQVVKKSDYNGSNAKPPPPMFGYCRNDETLTIVFPDWSFWGWPEIHIKPWESLIEELEEGNKKSMWIEREPYAYWKGNIYTNAQRERLLQCHPTDKQDWNVRIYNVAQEIGRSGSNFIQEKLKMIYVYDYMFHLLNEYAKLLKYKPTVPPGAVEVCLETMACTRKVNLEKMYMVESMVEGPADAAPCNLPPPYDALDLRSFLKRKEALIKQVEVWEEIGNIGEEIFYKPK, from the exons ATGGCAGAAAATTCTCTTGCACTTGATGGTTCCTGGCTGCGCAGACCTCCAATACTTGACCATTTTCAAGAAACTATGACCCGATTGCGGGGTCAAAGGACTTCAAAAACCACTTCCCTTACCTTCATCTTCCTCTGTTTTGGGGTCCTCCTTTCTGTCAGATGG GCCTACATGAAAGGTTCTGCTTCCCTTGAAGTGATTCCAGCGACAAAAGGTCACAGGGAGACCCTGAAGAAAAACAGAGTCCAATTAAAGTGCCCGGTTGGGGACAAGTTGCCTACCTGCCTGAAGAATTACACGGCCCGGTCGGGGATCGGGGATTCGCCGTGGCGGGAGGAGGAGTGCCCGGGATACTTCCGGTGGATCCATGAAGATCTGAAGCCATGGAAGGGTGGTGGAATCAGCAGGGAAGTGGTGGAGAGTGCCAAAGATGGTGCAAGTTTTAGACTAGTTATAGTTGGGGGAAGAGCGTACATAGAGAAGTACCATGATGCTTTTCAAACTAGGGATGTTTTCACAATATGGGGGATTTTACAGCTTCTAAGATTGTACCCTGGAAGGCTACCAGACTTGGATTTGATGTTTAGGTGTGGTGACACTCAAGTGGTCAAGAAAAGTGATTACAATGGTTCAAATGCCAAACCACCACCACCTATGTTCGGCTACTGCAGAAACGATGAGACACTCACCATTGTGTTCCCTGATTGGTCCTTCTGGGGTTG GCCTGAGATTCACATAAAACCGTGGGAGTCCTTGATTGAAGAATTGGAAGAGGGAAACAAGAAATCGATGTGGATAGAGAGGGAGCCGTATGCTTATTGGAAAGGGAACATATATACAAATGCTCAAAGAGAAAGGCTTTTACAGTGTCATCCAACAGACAAGCAAGATTGGAATGTTCGAATATATAACGTG GCTCAAGAGATTGGAAGATCAGGCAGCAATTTCATTCAAGAGAAACTAAAGATGATTTATGTATATGACTACATGTTTCATTTATTAAATGAATATGCAAAGCTATTGAAATACAAGCCAACTGTGCCTCCAGGAGCTGTTGAAGTGTGTTTAGAAACAATGGCTTGCACAAGGAAAGTAAATTTGGAGAAGATGTATATGGTGGAATCCATGGTCGAGGGTCCTGCAGATGCAGCACCATGCAACCTTCCACCCCCTTATGATGCTCTAGATCTTCGATCTTTTCTTAAAAGAAAAGAAGCTTTGATAAAGCAAGTGgaggtttgggaagaaattgGAAATATTGGAGAGGAGATCTTTTATAAAcctaaataa
- the LOC131166379 gene encoding uncharacterized protein LOC131166379 isoform X1 yields the protein MAENSLALDGSWLRRPPILDHFQETMTRLRGQRTSKTTSLTFIFLCFGVLLSVRWCFQQAYMKGSASLEVIPATKGHRETLKKNRVQLKCPVGDKLPTCLKNYTARSGIGDSPWREEECPGYFRWIHEDLKPWKGGGISREVVESAKDGASFRLVIVGGRAYIEKYHDAFQTRDVFTIWGILQLLRLYPGRLPDLDLMFRCGDTQVVKKSDYNGSNAKPPPPMFGYCRNDETLTIVFPDWSFWGWPEIHIKPWESLIEELEEGNKKSMWIEREPYAYWKGNIYTNAQRERLLQCHPTDKQDWNVRIYNVDWQHAHHQGYKDTNLAAQCAHRYKIYVEGVTWSVSKKYILACDSLSLFMKPYYYDFFSRTLLPLIHYWPINERDECKSLKFAVDWGNNHIRKAQEIGRSGSNFIQEKLKMIYVYDYMFHLLNEYAKLLKYKPTVPPGAVEVCLETMACTRKVNLEKMYMVESMVEGPADAAPCNLPPPYDALDLRSFLKRKEALIKQVEVWEEIGNIGEEIFYKPK from the exons ATGGCAGAAAATTCTCTTGCACTTGATGGTTCCTGGCTGCGCAGACCTCCAATACTTGACCATTTTCAAGAAACTATGACCCGATTGCGGGGTCAAAGGACTTCAAAAACCACTTCCCTTACCTTCATCTTCCTCTGTTTTGGGGTCCTCCTTTCTGTCAGATGG TGCTTTCAACAGGCCTACATGAAAGGTTCTGCTTCCCTTGAAGTGATTCCAGCGACAAAAGGTCACAGGGAGACCCTGAAGAAAAACAGAGTCCAATTAAAGTGCCCGGTTGGGGACAAGTTGCCTACCTGCCTGAAGAATTACACGGCCCGGTCGGGGATCGGGGATTCGCCGTGGCGGGAGGAGGAGTGCCCGGGATACTTCCGGTGGATCCATGAAGATCTGAAGCCATGGAAGGGTGGTGGAATCAGCAGGGAAGTGGTGGAGAGTGCCAAAGATGGTGCAAGTTTTAGACTAGTTATAGTTGGGGGAAGAGCGTACATAGAGAAGTACCATGATGCTTTTCAAACTAGGGATGTTTTCACAATATGGGGGATTTTACAGCTTCTAAGATTGTACCCTGGAAGGCTACCAGACTTGGATTTGATGTTTAGGTGTGGTGACACTCAAGTGGTCAAGAAAAGTGATTACAATGGTTCAAATGCCAAACCACCACCACCTATGTTCGGCTACTGCAGAAACGATGAGACACTCACCATTGTGTTCCCTGATTGGTCCTTCTGGGGTTG GCCTGAGATTCACATAAAACCGTGGGAGTCCTTGATTGAAGAATTGGAAGAGGGAAACAAGAAATCGATGTGGATAGAGAGGGAGCCGTATGCTTATTGGAAAGGGAACATATATACAAATGCTCAAAGAGAAAGGCTTTTACAGTGTCATCCAACAGACAAGCAAGATTGGAATGTTCGAATATATAACGTG GATTGGCAACATGCACATCATCAAGGATACAAGGACACAAATTTAGCTGCTCAGTGCGCTCATAG GTATAAGATATATGTGGAAGGAGTCACATGGTCGGTCAGTAAAAAGTATATTCTAGCCTGCGATTCTTTGTCTCTATTTATGAAGCCCTATTACTATGATTTTTTCTCAAGAACTTTACTGCCTTTGATCCACTACTGGCCCATAAATGAGAGAGATGAATGCAAATCTCTTAAATTTGCAGTTGACTGGGGCAACAATCATATACGCAAG GCTCAAGAGATTGGAAGATCAGGCAGCAATTTCATTCAAGAGAAACTAAAGATGATTTATGTATATGACTACATGTTTCATTTATTAAATGAATATGCAAAGCTATTGAAATACAAGCCAACTGTGCCTCCAGGAGCTGTTGAAGTGTGTTTAGAAACAATGGCTTGCACAAGGAAAGTAAATTTGGAGAAGATGTATATGGTGGAATCCATGGTCGAGGGTCCTGCAGATGCAGCACCATGCAACCTTCCACCCCCTTATGATGCTCTAGATCTTCGATCTTTTCTTAAAAGAAAAGAAGCTTTGATAAAGCAAGTGgaggtttgggaagaaattgGAAATATTGGAGAGGAGATCTTTTATAAAcctaaataa
- the LOC131166379 gene encoding uncharacterized protein LOC131166379 isoform X3: MAENSLALDGSWLRRPPILDHFQETMTRLRGQRTSKTTSLTFIFLCFGVLLSVRWCFQQAYMKGSASLEVIPATKGHRETLKKNRVQLKCPVGDKLPTCLKNYTARSGIGDSPWREEECPGYFRWIHEDLKPWKGGGISREVVESAKDGASFRLVIVGGRAYIEKYHDAFQTRDVFTIWGILQLLRLYPGRLPDLDLMFRCGDTQVVKKSDYNGSNAKPPPPMFGYCRNDETLTIVFPDWSFWGWPEIHIKPWESLIEELEEGNKKSMWIEREPYAYWKGNIYTNAQRERLLQCHPTDKQDWNVRIYNVAQEIGRSGSNFIQEKLKMIYVYDYMFHLLNEYAKLLKYKPTVPPGAVEVCLETMACTRKVNLEKMYMVESMVEGPADAAPCNLPPPYDALDLRSFLKRKEALIKQVEVWEEIGNIGEEIFYKPK, translated from the exons ATGGCAGAAAATTCTCTTGCACTTGATGGTTCCTGGCTGCGCAGACCTCCAATACTTGACCATTTTCAAGAAACTATGACCCGATTGCGGGGTCAAAGGACTTCAAAAACCACTTCCCTTACCTTCATCTTCCTCTGTTTTGGGGTCCTCCTTTCTGTCAGATGG TGCTTTCAACAGGCCTACATGAAAGGTTCTGCTTCCCTTGAAGTGATTCCAGCGACAAAAGGTCACAGGGAGACCCTGAAGAAAAACAGAGTCCAATTAAAGTGCCCGGTTGGGGACAAGTTGCCTACCTGCCTGAAGAATTACACGGCCCGGTCGGGGATCGGGGATTCGCCGTGGCGGGAGGAGGAGTGCCCGGGATACTTCCGGTGGATCCATGAAGATCTGAAGCCATGGAAGGGTGGTGGAATCAGCAGGGAAGTGGTGGAGAGTGCCAAAGATGGTGCAAGTTTTAGACTAGTTATAGTTGGGGGAAGAGCGTACATAGAGAAGTACCATGATGCTTTTCAAACTAGGGATGTTTTCACAATATGGGGGATTTTACAGCTTCTAAGATTGTACCCTGGAAGGCTACCAGACTTGGATTTGATGTTTAGGTGTGGTGACACTCAAGTGGTCAAGAAAAGTGATTACAATGGTTCAAATGCCAAACCACCACCACCTATGTTCGGCTACTGCAGAAACGATGAGACACTCACCATTGTGTTCCCTGATTGGTCCTTCTGGGGTTG GCCTGAGATTCACATAAAACCGTGGGAGTCCTTGATTGAAGAATTGGAAGAGGGAAACAAGAAATCGATGTGGATAGAGAGGGAGCCGTATGCTTATTGGAAAGGGAACATATATACAAATGCTCAAAGAGAAAGGCTTTTACAGTGTCATCCAACAGACAAGCAAGATTGGAATGTTCGAATATATAACGTG GCTCAAGAGATTGGAAGATCAGGCAGCAATTTCATTCAAGAGAAACTAAAGATGATTTATGTATATGACTACATGTTTCATTTATTAAATGAATATGCAAAGCTATTGAAATACAAGCCAACTGTGCCTCCAGGAGCTGTTGAAGTGTGTTTAGAAACAATGGCTTGCACAAGGAAAGTAAATTTGGAGAAGATGTATATGGTGGAATCCATGGTCGAGGGTCCTGCAGATGCAGCACCATGCAACCTTCCACCCCCTTATGATGCTCTAGATCTTCGATCTTTTCTTAAAAGAAAAGAAGCTTTGATAAAGCAAGTGgaggtttgggaagaaattgGAAATATTGGAGAGGAGATCTTTTATAAAcctaaataa
- the LOC131166650 gene encoding uncharacterized protein LOC131166650 gives MTCDNQRRSCALRDWQHAHQQGYKDTNLAAQCGYRYKIYVEGVAWSVSKKYILAWDSLSLFMKLYYYDFFSRTLLPLIHYWPINERDECKSLKFAVDWGNNHIRKAQEIGRSSSNFIQEELKMIYVYDYMFHLLNEYAKLLKYKPTVPPGAVEVCLETMVCTRKVNLEKMYMVESMVEGPADAAPCNLPPPYDTLDLRSFLKRKEALIKQVEVWEEIGNIGEEIFYKPK, from the exons ATGACCTGTGACAACCAGCGGCGTTCATGTGCTCTCCGT GATTGGCAACATGCACATCAACAAGGATACAAGGACACAAATTTAGCTGCTCAGTGCGGTTATAG GTATAAGATATATGTGGAAGGAGTCGCATGGTCGGTCAGTAAAAAGTATATTCTAGCATGGGATTCTTTGTCTCTATTTATGAAGCTCTATTACTATGATTTTTTCTCAAGAACTTTACTGCCTTTGATCCACTACTGGCCCATAAATGAGAGAGATGAATGCAAATCTCTTAAATTTGCAGTTGACTGGGGCAACAATCATATACGCAAG GCTCAAGAGATTGGAAGATCAAGCAGCAATTTCATTCAAGAGGAACTAAAGATGATTTATGTATATGACTACATGTTTCATTTATTAAATGAATATGCAAAGCTATTGAAATACAAGCCAACTGTGCCTCCAGGAGCTGTTGAAGTGTGTTTAGAAACAATGGTTTGCACAAGGAAAGTAAATTTGGAGAAGATGTATATGGTGGAATCCATGGTCGAGGGTCCTGCAGATGCAGCACCATGCAACCTTCCACCCCCTTATGATACTCTAGATCTTCGATCATTTCTTAAAAGAAAAGAAGCTTTGATAAAGCAAGTGgaggtttgggaagaaattgGAAATATTGGAGAGGAGATCTTTTATAAAcctaaataa